From Hoeflea sp. 108:
CGTGGAAGGTGCTACCAGCGCCTGGATCTCGACCAGCACCGGGCGGGTACCCTCGATTGCGGCAAACACGGCTGCTCCCGGCGCCTTGGCATGGCGTTCGCCGAGGAACAGTTCGGACGGGTTGGCGACCTCGCGCAGGCCCTTGTCGGACATTTCGAAGACGCCGATCTCGTCGGTAGGGCCGAATCGGTTCTTGACAGTGCGCAGGATGCGGTAGTGGTGGCCGCCTTCGCCCTCGAAATAGAGCACGCCGTCGACCATGTGCTCGACCACGCGCGGGCCGGCGATCTGGCCTTCCTTGGTGACATGGCCGACCAGCACGACAGCGGCGCCCGTCGACTTGGCGTAACGGATCATCGCCTGGGCGGACGCGCGCACCTGGGTGACGGTACCCGGGGCGGAATCGGCGAGATCGGTCCACAACGTCTGGATCGAGTCGATGATGACGAGGTCCGGCCGCTTGCCGTCGGCGATGGTGGCGAGGATGTCCTCGACATTGGTTTCGGCGGCAAGCTCCACAGGTGTCGAGGCAACACCCAGGCGCTGGGCGCGCAGCCTGATCTGGGCGACGGCTTCTTCGCCGGAGACGTAAACGATGCGGTGGCCCTGGCTGGCCAGTGCTGCCGCTGCCTGGGTGAGCAGCGTCGACTTGCCAATGCCGGGATCGCCGCCGATCAGCAGCGCCGAACCGCGGACGAAGCCGCCGCCGGTGGCGCGGTCGAGTTCGCCGATGCGCGAGATGATGCGCGGGGCATCCTCGATGTCGCCGTCGAGCGACGTCAGCGTGACGGCGCGGCCCTTGCGCGCGCTCTTGAGTGAGGACGGTCCGCTGCCGATACCGCCGGCCGTGCCTTCCTCGACGAGCGTGTTCCACTCGCCGCAGGAATCGCACTTGCCGGCCCAGCGCTGATGCGCCGCGCCGCAATTCTGGCAGATGAACTGGGTGCGGGCCTTAGCCATGGGTGAGGTGTCTTTCGGAAAAATGAAAAGGCAGAATCCTACGTTGCCCCCCTCTGTCATGCCGGACAGAACGGCGCGCTGGCCTGCCACCATCACCGATGACGAGCGCACATTCGCGCATGCGCTACTCTTCCCCAAACCTGTCCGGCAAATGATGCTCGGGGGCGAGGTCGAAGAAGCGGGTGAATTCGCCCTGGAAGCCGAGGCTGACGGTGCCGGTGGGGCCGTGACGCTGCTTGGCCACGATGACTTCGGCCTTGCCGCGCACCTCGTTCATGTTGACTTCCCACTGCAGGTACTCGTCGGTGCCGGGCTTCGGTTCCTTGTTCTTGAGGTAGTATTCCTCGCGATAGACAAAGATCACGACGTCGGCGTCCTGCTCGATCGAGCCCGACTCACGAAGGTCGGAGAGCTGCGGACGCTTGTCGTCGCGGTTTTCGACCTGACGCGACAGCTGCGACAGTGCGATGATCGGAACGTTGAGCTCTTTGGCCAGCGCCTTGAGGCCGGTGGTGATCTCGGTGATTTCCTGGACGCGGTTCTGCGACGACTTGGCGGACGAACCCTGCATCAGCTGGATATAGTCGATGATGATGAGGTCGAGGCCGCGCTGGCGTTTGAGGCGGCGGGCGCGCGCCGAGAGCTGGGCGATGGAGATACCACCGGTCGAATCGATGAACAGCGGGATCTTCTGCAGCGTCTGGGTGCAGCTGACCAGCTTTTCGAAGTCGGCCTCGGTCAGATCGCCGCGGCGGATCTTGGAGGAGGGCACCTCGGCCTGCTCGGAAATGATACGGGTGGCGAGCTGCTCGGACGACATTTCGAGCGAGAAGAAGCCGACGACGCCGCCATTTTCGGCCTTGAACGAGCCGTCCGCCTGCTGCGCCGGCACATAGGCATGCGCAACGTTGAAGGCGATGTTGGTGACGAGCGAGGTCTTGCCCATGCCAGGGCGGCCGGCGAGCACGATCAAGTCGGAAGACTGCAGGCCGCCCATGCGGGTATCGAGGTCCTGCAGGCCCGAGGAGACGCCGGAGAGGTGGCCGTCGCGCATGTAGGCCGCGCTGGCCATGTCGATTGCCGTCTTGACTGCATCGGAGAAGCTTTCGAAGCCGCCGTCGTAGCGACCGGTTTCGGCGAGCTCGAACAGGCGGCGCTCGGCATCCTCGATCTGCTCGGCAGGCGACATGTCGACAGGCGCGTCATAGGCGATGTTGACCATGTCCTCGCCGACGGTGATCAGCGCCCGGCGCGTGGCGAGGTCGTAGATGGCCCGGCCGTAGTCCGAGGCATTGATCACGGTGACGGCTTCAGCGGCGAGGCGCGCCAGATACTGGGACACTGTCATGTCGCCGACCTTTTCGTCGGCCGGCAGGAAGGTCTTGATGGTGACCGGGTTCGCCATCTTGCCCATGCGGATGAGCTCGGCTGAGACCTCGAAGATCTTGCGGTGCAGCGGCTCGTAGAAATGGGTAGCCTTCAGGAAGTCCGAGACGCGGTAGAAGGCGTCGTTGTTGACCAGCATGGCGCCCAGGAGCGCCTGTTCGGCCTCCATGTTGTTGGGGGCTTCCCGGTAGAGCGGGGTTTCCGCCACTTCAAACTTGCGCGCTGCCTCGGCCAATGTCTTCCCCGTCTCTGAACCCGAACGTTCTCACTAGCAGATGCGCCCGCGGGCACGACTGCGTCTATTTTGCACGCTGCCCGCTGTTCACACTCGTCCACAGGCCAGCACGCCGTCGCGAGAAATCCGGTTGACGCGAATCGCAGCGAGTCTAATCGCTGTCAGCTAGGAACAAAACAGGAATATTCAGTTATGCCCCGCGCGGCGCGAGCAGGATGACCGAAGCGCCGAAGATGCAGATGACGGCACCGATGAGATCCCAGCGGTCGGGCCGCACGCCTTCGGCGAGCCACAGCCAGCCGAGCGACGCGGCAATGTAGATGCCGCCATAGGCGGCATAGGCGCGGCCGGCGGCGTCCGCCTCGACAAGGGCCAGCAGCCAGCCAAAGGCGATCAGGGAGACGATGCCTGGAATGAGCCACAGCGCCGACTTGTCGAGCCGCCACCACGCCCAGAATGAAAAGCAGCCGGCGATTTCGGCAAGGGCGGCGGCGATGTAGATGGCGTAGGTCATGAAAAAGCCCGCGATGAGAAGGGCTTTTTCCTACGGGAGCGGCATGAGGCGCAAGCTATTCCTTGTCGGTCACCCTGCGTTTGCGCGGCGGTTTGGCCGCGGGAACCGCCTTGCGATGCGCCATCGCGTGCATGGCCAGAGCCTTCTCGCACTTGCCGATATAGTCGCGGGTGACAGGCAGCGTGTCGTTGCGATGGGTAAGCTGGATCTGGAACACCATGAGGTCCTGCCAACGGAAGGCGGCTTCGGACGCCGCGAGGTAGAATTCCCACATGCGACAGAAACGTTCGTCATAAATCGCCTTGGCCTTGTCGCGGTTGGCGAGAAAGCGCTCGCGCCAGTGCTTCAGCGTCTCGGCGTAGTGCAGTCGGAGGATCTCGACGTCGGTGACCATGAGCCCCGATTTCTCGATATGCGGAAGCACTTCCGACAGTGCCGGGATGTAGCCGCCGGGGAAGATGTATTTGCGGATGAAGGCGCTGGTCGCCGTCGGTGGGCCGGCGCGGCCGATGGCGTGCAGCACCATGACGCCGTCGGGCTTCAGACGCTTGGCCACCGTGTCGAAGAAGGCGCGGTAGTGGTTGACGCCGACATGCTCGAACATGCCGACCGAGACGATGCGGTCGAAGCGCTCGACGAGGTCGCGGTAGTCCCTGATTTCGAAATGGGCCTGGTTTTCGAGCCCCTCGGCCTGGGCGCGCTCGGTGGCGACGGCGTGCTGTTCCGTCGACAAGGTGACGCCGAGCACCTGCACGTCGAAGGAGCGGGCGAGGTAAAGCCCGAGCCCGCCCCAGCCGGATCCGATGTCGAGCACCGATTGGCCGGGCTTCAGGCGCATCTTGGCGGCGAGATGCGCCTTCTTGGCAAGCTGCGCCTCCTCGAGAGTCATCTCCGGCTCGGCGAAATAGGCGCAGGAATATTGCATGTCCTCATCGAGGAAGAGGCGGTAGAGGTCGCCCGACAGGTCGTAGTGGCGCTGGACGTTGCGCTTGGCACGCGCCGCAGTGTTGACCTGCTGGAAACGGCGGAAGGCGACGCGCAGCCCGTCGATGGCGCGTGTCCAGGCGGCGTCGATTGTGCCGTTGCCGAGATTCTGGAAGGCGATCCGCATCAGTCCCAGCACGTCGCCGCCGACGATGTCCATTTCGCCGTCCATGAAGGTCTCGGGAATGGCCAGCATCGGGTCGAAGGTGATCGCGCGCTCCGCGTGGCGGGTCTTGATCACCATGTGTACAGGTTCGCCGCTGCCGTCGCCGAACCGATGGGTGCTTCCCTTCGGACCGGTCACGGTCAGGTTTCCTACGCGTACAAGTCTTCCGAGGATGCGCTGAAGCAACACATTCATGGGCAGTGCTCGCGATCTGTCAGTCCTGTCTTGTGATCCTCTTCAATGATGCAGCCCTTGGCAAGTTCCACCAGGCACAAAAAAGCCCGGGCGTTTCCGCCCGGGCTTGGTCCAGAAAACTGGAGGAAGACGAAGCTTAGATGTCGTCTTCTTCTTCGGCGTTCGGATCGAAGAAGGCGTCCGGACGGGCGTTCTCGTTGATGTCGTCGCCGTAGATGGCTTCGGCGGTCGTGAGCGTCTCGCCCTTCGACTGGCGCTCTGCTTCGTCCGAGGTGCGGGCGATGTTGAGGGTGATGGTGACCTCGACTTCGGCGTGCAGCGAAATCGCCACGTTGGTCAGGCCGATGGTCTTGATCGGCTGGTTCAGCTCGACCTGGTTGCGGGCAACCGTGAAGCCTTCGGCGATCAGGATGTCGGCGACGTCGCGGGTCGAGACCGAACCGTAGAGCTGGCCGGTTTCACCAGCCGAGCGCACGACCACGAAGGTCTTGCCGTCGAGCTTGTCGGCGACCTGCTGGGCTTCCGTCTTGCGCTCGAGGTTGCGGGCTTCGAGCTGGGCGCGCTGGCCTTCGAACTTCTTCTTGTTGGCTTCGTTGGCACGAAGCGCCTTGCCCTTGGGCAGCAGGAAGTTACGGGCAAAGCCGTCCTTGACCTTGACGGTGTCGCCCATCTGGCCGAGGCGGGAAATACGTTCGAGGAGAATGACGTCCATTTTCCTTGTCCTTTCGTTGGCTGCAAAGGCAGCGAATTGGGTTCAACGGGCAAGGAAGCAAGAAGGGCGCGTGGCGCCTGTTTCGCTGTCCTGCCTGTCGCGGCAGTTAGGGTTTCCTGAGAAAACCCAACCCGGGATTTTGAGGACTACCCTGCCACGCCCGTCGCGGAGGGAGGTGTTCCGGCCCGGGGCAGGTGCCGCCGGGCCGGAACGGATATCACTTCACCACGTAGGGCAGCAGGCCGAGGAAGCGGGCGCGCTTGATCGCCTGGGCGAGTTCACGCTGCTTCTTCTGGCTGACGGCGGTGATGCGCGAGGGAACGATCTTACCGCGCTCGGAAATGTAGCGCTGCAGCAGACGCACGTCCTTGTAGTCGATCTTCGGAGCGTTGGCGCCGGAGAACGGGCAGGTCTTGCGACGACGATGGAAAGGACGACGGGTCGGGATCTGATTGATGTCGACCATTATTCTGCACCCCCTTCAAAGCCTTCGCGCGGACGGCGCGGGGCACGATCACTACGGTCGCCGCGGTCGCGGTCGCCGAAGCTGCGCTGCGGACGGTCGCCGAAGCCACCGCGGTCGCCACGCTCGGAGCGCTCTTCGCGCTTCTGCATCATGGCGGACACGCCTTCCTCATGCGCCTCGACCTTGACGGTCATGAAGCGGAGGATGTCTTCGGACAGGCCCTGCTGGCGCTCGACTTCCTTGACGGCAGCCGACGGAGCGGTGATGTCCATAAGCGTGTAATACGCCTTGCGGTTCTTGTTGATGCGGTAGGTGAGGGACTTCAAGCCCCAGTTCTCGACCCGGCCAACCGATCCGCCAGCTGCAGTGATGATGCCCTTGTAGTGTTCGACAAGTGCATCGACCTGCTGCTGCGAGAGGTCCTGACGGGCAAGAAACACATGTTCGTAAAGAGCCATAGTTCTTTGCCTTTCTTCGTTTCCATCTTCCGGTCCCGGCGGCTAGAGCCTCTGCGACCTCTGCTAACCCGCGATGCGGGGAAGAAAGGTGCGTGACGAGACGGTCGAGAGCGGAGACACGGGAGGCGGAAGCGTTTTCGCTTCACGCGGAAGTTTCCGAGAAAACCTCCGGCCCTCCGTTCAGCCCCCAGCTGGGACCGGCAGATGGCGGGCGTCTACAGGCAAAGGGCCGATAAGGCAAGAGGGAGGGCCGAGATATCGGGCGAAACCGGCCTTTTCCGGCCGATTTTCAGGGCCGGCTACGCGTCTTCGCGCAGGAACAGCGGCGAGCGCGTGCGGTTGGCCACGACCTTGTCGACCGTCTCGGGGAAGAACTCCTTGGCGCCACGGCGCTTGCCGAACATCATGTCGTACTGCAGCCAGCGGAAATCGCGGATCGCGGGGTCGAGTTCTTTCTGGCGCGACCAGTCGAACTGTGTCTCGCCGAGGCGCGGCAGCAGCACGTTGCGGTCGACGACGCGGAAGCGGTCGTGCACCTCGCCGAGGAAGCCGGTGTAATAGGGGTGGGTGATCCCGGCGGTCTCAAGCACATGCAGCGGCAGGAATGCCGGGCTGATCGAGCCGATGTCGCGCGCCGCACCCGTGCGGTTCGACCACACCACCAGCGGCGTCTCGTGCTGCACCAGCATGTCGTTGATCGGCGCCTTGCGCTTGGCGACCGGCTCTTTCATGAAGCCGGTGTCGACATAGACGGGGCCGAGCGGCGGCAGGTGGTCGCCGAAGAAGGCGATCACGGTCGGGCGTTCGCGCTTGCTGGCCCAGTCCATCAGGCGCTGCAGGCTGCGGTCGGCGTCGGAGGCGCCCTCGGCATAGGTCAGGATCGAATCGCGCGTCCACTGCGACAGCTTGCCGGCCTCGACCTTGTGGGTGGCGTCGTTGTAGCGACCCGGCTCATAGGGGCCGTGGCTCTGCAGGCTGACGGCAAAGTAGAAGAACGGATGGTCCGTGGCATCGGCCTGACGGATAATCTCTTCGGTCAGCGCCTCGTCGGAAGCGAGCGGGCCGCGCTTCTTCAGCGGCGGAAGGTTCTCTTCCGACATGAACTCGTCGAAGCCGAAGGCCTTGTAGACGGGCGCACGGTTCCAGAACCAGCCGCCGAAGGGGTGGATGGCCTTGGTCTCGTAGCCTTCGCTGCGCAGGAAGGTTGCCATCGAAGGTACCGGATTGCGCACATATTGCTGGTAGGGGATGCTGCCGGCCGGCAGAAACGCGTTGGAGAAGCCGGTCAGCGCCTCGAACTCGACATTGGCCGTCATGCCGCCGAATTCGGGCGAGAAGACGTGGCCCGACTGCGCGGCGCGTACGCTCGGGATCGGGTCCGGGCTGATCTCCACGCCGGGCAGGCGCGTCGGATCCCAGAAAGATTCGCTCATCACCACGATGATGTCGGGCTTTTCCTCGGGCAGGGAGGTCGCGACGTCGGTGCGGGTAATCGCATCGATCGCCTTTTCCGTATAGCCCTGCGGCGCGTTGACCTTGGCCATCGGCACGTTGAGCGCAAAGGCGATGGCGAAGCCGTTGGAGGCGTAGTTCTCCTTCTGGTCCCACATCATCGGAATAATCTGCAGCCGATCGCGCGTCCACGAGAAGGTCGCGTAGTCCATGATCGAGACAAAGAAGGCGAGCGTCGGCAGCGCAATGGCAAGGCGCGAGATGCGCGCCCAGAACGACAGCGCCGGCATGCGGCGGCGCCAATGGCGCCAAGCCAGCACGAGCAGCGAGATGCCGGCGACAAGCCCGACGGCGATGCCGACGCCGGTCCACGGGCGTTCGCGCACCAGAAGCGGCATCAATTCCACGATCTGGCGGGCGTAGAGAAAGTCGGTCGGATAGAGCGGATCGCCGAGATAGAGCGACTTCTGGTGGCCGACGAAGGCCAGCGTCAGCGCAACGGGGGCGACGATCAAAAGGCCGTTGTGCGGCCGGCCGAGGAGCGCGTCGAGGCCGATCAGGATCAGCGCAAACAGCGCGACCGTGGTCCAGCTCGGCTTGAAGGGCTGCTGGAAGAAGTTGATGGTGTCGATGAGGGAGCCGCGCGCGATCAACTCGATGGCAAAGACCAGCACGGCCGAAACCGCCAGCGTCACCATCACCGAACGCATCACGCCAAGCGCATAGGCGCGCCGGCAGAACGCGGTCTGATCCGCGTCGGCAACGCTCTGCGCGGCGGCGACGCCGTTATCGTCTACACTTCCCAACTCAATGCTTCCCCGAGTTCATGACGGCTTCATAATGTAGACGTCACCTGAACGTCACCTGAACGTCATCAAACTGTCATGCAGAAGCTAGGGCTTATGGCAAAATTGAGAAGCGTTGGCCAACAAATCGTGTTTTGGCCTAATCATTGTGTGATTATCGGCCCGTTTCGGGCCTGAAGACGCACAAGGCTTGACTTGACAGGGCGCATTGCGCCAGAGCCACAGCGATCCGGAGTGCCCGGCGTTCCCCAGGGGCGGCAAGCGTACTTCGGTTTGTTATGTCTGCGCATCGCGCCAATCAGGGGGCGTACAAGCCTTCGAGCGATGCGCCAGCAGCCAGGAGACAAGAATGGCCGTCGCATTTACTTTTCCGGGGCAGGGCAGCCAGGCTGTCGGCATGGGCAAGGAACTCGCCGATGCTTTTCCCGAAGCGCGCCGGGTTTTCGAGGAAGTCGATGAAGCGCTCGGCGAAAAGCTGTCGAAGCTGATCTGGGAAGGTCCCGAGGAGACGCTGACGCTGACCGCCAATGCCCAGCCGGCGCTGATGGCCGTGTCGATGGCGGCGTTCCGCGCGCTGGAATCGCGTGGGCTTTCGCTCAAGGACAAGGTTTCTTTCGTTGCCGGCCACTCGCTTGGCGAATATTCCGCGCTTGCGGCGGCCGGCTTCGTTTCCGTAGCTGACACAGCGCGCCTGCTGCGCATCCGCGGCGATGCCATGCAGGCGGCTGTGCCGGCGGGCCAGGGTGCGATGGCTGCGATCATCGGCCTCGATCAGGCTGACGTCGATGCGGCTTGCGCCGAGGCCGCTCAGGGCTCGGTCGTGCAGATCGCCAACGACAATGGCGGCGGCCAGTTGGTTATCTCCGGCGAGAAGGCAGCGGTTGAACGTGCCGCAGCGCTCTGCACCGCAAAGGGCGCCAAGCGCG
This genomic window contains:
- a CDS encoding YnfA family protein, which encodes MTYAIYIAAALAEIAGCFSFWAWWRLDKSALWLIPGIVSLIAFGWLLALVEADAAGRAYAAYGGIYIAASLGWLWLAEGVRPDRWDLIGAVICIFGASVILLAPRGA
- a CDS encoding class I SAM-dependent methyltransferase; amino-acid sequence: MNVLLQRILGRLVRVGNLTVTGPKGSTHRFGDGSGEPVHMVIKTRHAERAITFDPMLAIPETFMDGEMDIVGGDVLGLMRIAFQNLGNGTIDAAWTRAIDGLRVAFRRFQQVNTAARAKRNVQRHYDLSGDLYRLFLDEDMQYSCAYFAEPEMTLEEAQLAKKAHLAAKMRLKPGQSVLDIGSGWGGLGLYLARSFDVQVLGVTLSTEQHAVATERAQAEGLENQAHFEIRDYRDLVERFDRIVSVGMFEHVGVNHYRAFFDTVAKRLKPDGVMVLHAIGRAGPPTATSAFIRKYIFPGGYIPALSEVLPHIEKSGLMVTDVEILRLHYAETLKHWRERFLANRDKAKAIYDERFCRMWEFYLAASEAAFRWQDLMVFQIQLTHRNDTLPVTRDYIGKCEKALAMHAMAHRKAVPAAKPPRKRRVTDKE
- a CDS encoding replicative DNA helicase; this encodes MAEAARKFEVAETPLYREAPNNMEAEQALLGAMLVNNDAFYRVSDFLKATHFYEPLHRKIFEVSAELIRMGKMANPVTIKTFLPADEKVGDMTVSQYLARLAAEAVTVINASDYGRAIYDLATRRALITVGEDMVNIAYDAPVDMSPAEQIEDAERRLFELAETGRYDGGFESFSDAVKTAIDMASAAYMRDGHLSGVSSGLQDLDTRMGGLQSSDLIVLAGRPGMGKTSLVTNIAFNVAHAYVPAQQADGSFKAENGGVVGFFSLEMSSEQLATRIISEQAEVPSSKIRRGDLTEADFEKLVSCTQTLQKIPLFIDSTGGISIAQLSARARRLKRQRGLDLIIIDYIQLMQGSSAKSSQNRVQEITEITTGLKALAKELNVPIIALSQLSRQVENRDDKRPQLSDLRESGSIEQDADVVIFVYREEYYLKNKEPKPGTDEYLQWEVNMNEVRGKAEVIVAKQRHGPTGTVSLGFQGEFTRFFDLAPEHHLPDRFGEE
- the rpsF gene encoding 30S ribosomal protein S6, translated to MALYEHVFLARQDLSQQQVDALVEHYKGIITAAGGSVGRVENWGLKSLTYRINKNRKAYYTLMDITAPSAAVKEVERQQGLSEDILRFMTVKVEAHEEGVSAMMQKREERSERGDRGGFGDRPQRSFGDRDRGDRSDRAPRRPREGFEGGAE
- a CDS encoding LTA synthase family protein, with product MRSVMVTLAVSAVLVFAIELIARGSLIDTINFFQQPFKPSWTTVALFALILIGLDALLGRPHNGLLIVAPVALTLAFVGHQKSLYLGDPLYPTDFLYARQIVELMPLLVRERPWTGVGIAVGLVAGISLLVLAWRHWRRRMPALSFWARISRLAIALPTLAFFVSIMDYATFSWTRDRLQIIPMMWDQKENYASNGFAIAFALNVPMAKVNAPQGYTEKAIDAITRTDVATSLPEEKPDIIVVMSESFWDPTRLPGVEISPDPIPSVRAAQSGHVFSPEFGGMTANVEFEALTGFSNAFLPAGSIPYQQYVRNPVPSMATFLRSEGYETKAIHPFGGWFWNRAPVYKAFGFDEFMSEENLPPLKKRGPLASDEALTEEIIRQADATDHPFFYFAVSLQSHGPYEPGRYNDATHKVEAGKLSQWTRDSILTYAEGASDADRSLQRLMDWASKRERPTVIAFFGDHLPPLGPVYVDTGFMKEPVAKRKAPINDMLVQHETPLVVWSNRTGAARDIGSISPAFLPLHVLETAGITHPYYTGFLGEVHDRFRVVDRNVLLPRLGETQFDWSRQKELDPAIRDFRWLQYDMMFGKRRGAKEFFPETVDKVVANRTRSPLFLREDA
- the fabD gene encoding ACP S-malonyltransferase — protein: MAVAFTFPGQGSQAVGMGKELADAFPEARRVFEEVDEALGEKLSKLIWEGPEETLTLTANAQPALMAVSMAAFRALESRGLSLKDKVSFVAGHSLGEYSALAAAGFVSVADTARLLRIRGDAMQAAVPAGQGAMAAIIGLDQADVDAACAEAAQGSVVQIANDNGGGQLVISGEKAAVERAAALCTAKGAKRALMLQVSAPFHSALMAPAAEKMREALAGVKKNVPVVPVVANVTVQPIIDPEEIAARLVEQVTGRVRWAETVQWFGNNGVTTLYEVGAGKVLSGLARRINKEIATAAVNNPADVDAAVAALA
- the rpsR gene encoding 30S ribosomal protein S18 gives rise to the protein MVDINQIPTRRPFHRRRKTCPFSGANAPKIDYKDVRLLQRYISERGKIVPSRITAVSQKKQRELAQAIKRARFLGLLPYVVK
- the rplI gene encoding 50S ribosomal protein L9, whose product is MDVILLERISRLGQMGDTVKVKDGFARNFLLPKGKALRANEANKKKFEGQRAQLEARNLERKTEAQQVADKLDGKTFVVVRSAGETGQLYGSVSTRDVADILIAEGFTVARNQVELNQPIKTIGLTNVAISLHAEVEVTITLNIARTSDEAERQSKGETLTTAEAIYGDDINENARPDAFFDPNAEEEDDI
- the radA gene encoding DNA repair protein RadA, producing MAKARTQFICQNCGAAHQRWAGKCDSCGEWNTLVEEGTAGGIGSGPSSLKSARKGRAVTLTSLDGDIEDAPRIISRIGELDRATGGGFVRGSALLIGGDPGIGKSTLLTQAAAALASQGHRIVYVSGEEAVAQIRLRAQRLGVASTPVELAAETNVEDILATIADGKRPDLVIIDSIQTLWTDLADSAPGTVTQVRASAQAMIRYAKSTGAAVVLVGHVTKEGQIAGPRVVEHMVDGVLYFEGEGGHHYRILRTVKNRFGPTDEIGVFEMSDKGLREVANPSELFLGERHAKAPGAAVFAAIEGTRPVLVEIQALVAPSTLGTPRRAVVGWDSSRLSMVLAVLEAHCGVRFGQHDVYLNVAGGYRISEPAADLAVASALVSSLTGIALPADCVYFGEISLSGAIRPVAHAQQRLKEAEKLGFGRAVLPSGSGDTAGGSSAGTFQPSELSDLVARIAGSRRSRAEETD